AACCTCGGTGGGTGTAGTCACCTGGGGAGTGTTGCAACCGATCAAGAACATGCCGGCAGAGATGACGAGCGCAACAAGTGAGTGTCGCATGTTGATTCTGCTCATGAACCGGTTTCTACGGTTCATAGGGAACACATTCCCAATATCTTTCTTGCATCACTACTCTATGTGCTTGGTAGGCGTGCCGGGTCCACCCCAAGATCCATGCATCGTCAAACAGGTGGCAGGCATCGTCATTCCGAACGAACTCTCCCACACCCCCGTTGTACCACAACGCGTGCGCCACCCCATTTACATCGTAGAAAGCCATCCAGGCCAGAGCCTCGGTCTTGCGACGTTCTGTGCGTACTCCGACCCACCATGAGCCGTTCTTGTAGTACTCACCGTTTCGGAGATAGTACGAGTAACTTACATAGGACTTTGCCGTTGCCGGGTCAGGATCACTCGGAATCAAACTGTATATGAACGCGATGTTACTGACTTACAACACCTACGGTCTTCCAATATGAGCCGAGAATCTTCAGCACAAAACTCCTGAGGACCGACAAAGCATGCTCTGATTTCGACGATTGCTCGATGAGGCCAGATCCCTGGTAGAAGTATAGGCCTGTCACTCGGACGTCACCTTCGGCAGCCTGAATCGCGACATCCCCCTGACGTCTTACCTGTACTGGACCGTTCCGACCTTGCTCGAACAGTTCTTTCCACTGAAGTTCGTACCGTTCTTGTTCTTCTGCCTCTGTAGAAAATAGGTATCCAGGTGGCGGGCTGGATGGGGCCTCGAGCCGGGTGACTTGATGGGCTACTGCAATCGTAGAGCCCAAGGGTAGCAGTAATAGTACAACACTACAAGTCGCCACGGCCCGACGTAAGCGCCTCACGACAAGACCCTCCCTTGCAGATTCGCAGTTGCCGGAAGGGACAGAATATCAAATACAATTTTACACGCGCCGTGACGTTTGAGTCAACCCAGAAGGGCTATTTCGATGGTCGGTCCAGGAATGCGACGCAACCGCCCTCGTAGCACTGCCACCTCTCCGGGTCCCGTTTGCATAGCGGAAGACGAGCCCCTGGCGGCAAGGTACGTGGTTCTCCTTCTGCGCGGACAACCCGCCGCATAGACTCCTCTGAGGCCAACCCTGGCCCGGGGAGGAGCTGGAGCCATGAGCACAGGCGTGCTGCAGCGGCGGCGCACGGTGGCCCTGATCGGCATCTTCGCCCTGGTCTTCACAGCGCTGACCGGCCGGATGATCTACCTGCAGATCGCCGCCGGCGACTTCTTCGCCGACAAGGCCTTCCGCTACCGCATGCGCCCGGTGCCCATCCAGGCCGACCGGGGGCAGATCCTCGACCGCAACGGCTACCCGCTCCTCACCAACCGGGTCTGCGAGTCGGTCTATGCCGAGCCGATCGTCATCCGGGACAAGGCCGCGGCGGCGCGGGCGCTCGCCCCGATCCTGAACATGCCGCCGGAGGAGCTGGAGCGGCGGATGAGCCGGCACACCTTCTTCGAGTGGCTGAAGCGCAAGGTGGACCCCGAGGTGGCGGCGCAGGTGAAGGCCCTGAACATCACCGGCATTGGCCTCGCCCCGGAGAAGTGCCGGTACTACCCCGAGGATGAGCTGGCGGTGCACGTTCTGGGCATCGCGAACCTGGATCACCAGGGAATCGAGGGGCTGGAGCTCACCTACAACGAGTACCTGAAGGGGCAGAACGGCCAGATCCAGTGCGAGTACACCGCCCGGGGGCTGCCGATGGAGGACGGCGAGTGCCACGTGATCTACGGCACGCCGGGGCACGACCTGGTCACCACCCTCGACGTGAACCTGCAGCGCATCATCGAGCGGGACGTGGAGCGGGCCGTGCTGGAGACCCGCGCGCAGCGGGCGGCCATCATCGTGATGGACGTGAAGACGGGCGAAATCCTGGCCCTGGCCCAGTGGCCCCGCTACGACCCCGAGCTGGGCGGCAACTCCGACCCGCAACTGCGGCGCATCTTCACCGTCACCGACGCGCTGAACCCCGGCTCCATCTTCAAGCCCATCACCGCCGCGGCCGCGCTGGACAGCGGCGTCATCGACCGGAACACGGTCTTCAACGACACCGGATGCATGACGGTAGAGGGCTGGACCATCTGCAACTGGGACCGGAAGGGCCTGGGCAGCGTGCGCATCGACGAGATCATGGCCAAGTCCTCCAACGTCGGCTTCGGTACCCTGGGCATGTGGCTGGGGGCCGACCGGTTCTACGAGTACCACTCCCGGTTCGGGCTGGACCGGCCCACCGGCATCGACCTGCCCGGTGAAGCCACGGGCCAGTACCGGCCAAAGAAGGACGCCACCGCCATCGACCTGGCGGTGCAGGCATACGGCCAGACCCTCACCGCCACGCCGATCCAGATGCTCACCGCCATCGCCGCGATCGCCAACGACGGCAAGCTGATGTGGCCCCATCTGGGCAAGGCCATCTACGACCATGAAGGCAATCTGGTGAAGGAGATTCAGCCCCGGGTGGTGCGGCAGGTGGTCGCCCCCGAGGTGGCCCGGTACGTGCAGGAGCTGATGGTCGGGGTGGTGGAGAACGGCACCGGCAAGAACGCCCGGGTGGCCGGCTATCAGGTGGGCGGCAAGACCGGCACCGCCAACAAGGTCATCGGCGGGCGGATCGCGCAGGGCAAGTACATCGCCTCTTTCGTGGGCTTCGCCCCCTACCCGGATCCCCAGGTCGCGGTGCTGATCTCCATCGACGAGCCGCAGGGCGCCTATTACGGCGGCCAGATCGCCGCGCCGATCTTCGGCGAGGTGATGGGCTCCGTCCTGGCCTACCTGGACGCGCCCAAGTCGTCGGCCCCGCTCGAGCGGAAGCGGGAGCCGTGGGAGCCCGAGCCGCCGAAGGAACCGGAGCCGGCCCTGGTGCCCCCGCTGATCAACCTGCCGGTGCCGGAGGCGGAAAAGGCCGCCCGGGAGGCGGGCTTTGCCATCACCTTCATCGGCGACGGCAGCTACGTGGTGAGCCAGTTCCCCCTGCCTGGCGCCACCGCCTACAAGGGAGGCGAGATCGTCGCCAACCTGACGCCGCCCCCGCCAGGATCCCGCCAGGTAACCGTGCCGGCGCTCTCCGGTCTTTCCCTGCACGAGGCCGCCCGCACCCTTGCCGAACGGGGCCTCCTGATGCAGGCCGAGGGGAGGGGGGCCGTGTACCGGCAGGACCCGCCCGCCGGGACGCGGGTGCCCTCCGGGACGCCTGTCAAAGTATTCCTGAAATTACCAGAAAGAAATGGTCGCTGATTTCGCAAGAAAGCGCCGAATTAAGGAGGTATCCCACCACTATTATGTGGAAATAATGGCAACAGAAGTGCAACCTCCGGTAAAGTGAGGCGGATCGCGCGATGCGGGTGAAGGATTGCCTGGTTGTGGGCCAACTGCTTCAGGGGGACCCGGCGGCAGAGATCACCGACGTCGTCTACGATTCGCGGCAGGTGACGCCCGGCGCCCTGTTTGTCGCCCTGCCCGGGCGGAACGTCGACGGCCACGACTTTGCTCCGGAGGCGGTGCAGCGGGGGGCGGCGGCCCTGGTGGTGGAGCGTCCCGTCGCGGCGCCTGCCCACGTGGCCGTCATCCGGACCGACTCGACCCGTGCCGCCCTGGGCCGGCTGGCCGCCGAGTTTTGGCGCCACCCTTCCCGCCGGATGCGGGTGGTCGGGGTGACAGGGACCAACGGCAAGACGACGACCACACACCTGGTCAAGGCCGTCCTGGAGCGGCAGGGCCACGTGGTCGGGCTCACCGGTACGGTGCACACGCTGATGCCCGGGGAGCGGCGGCCGGCAGGGCTGACGACCCCCGAAGCCTCGGACCTGCAGCGGCTTTTCCACCAGATGGCGGAGGCCGGCTGTACCTATGCGGTCATGGAAGCCTCCTCGCAGGGACTCGACATGAACCGTGTAGATGATGTAGAGTTTGACCTTGGGATATTCACGAACCTGACCCAGGATCACCTGGACTATCACGGCACCTTCGGCGCCTACCGGGAGGCCAAGGCGAAGCTCTTCCGCCTGCTGAGCCGCCCCGGTTACAAGCCCCGCAAGGCCGCCGTGCTCAATGCCGACGACCCGGCCAGCGAGTACTACCGCTCCGTCACCGAGGTGCCCGTCTACACCTACGGGTTCCGCCCCGATGCCATGGTCCGGGCCGCGGACGTGGAGCTGAGCCCAGCCGGCACCCGGCTCCGGCTCTGCACGCCGCAGGGGGAGGTGCCGGTCAGCCTGAGGCTCGTGGGCCGGTTCAACGTATACAACGCCCTGGCCGCTGCTGCGGCCGGCGTGGCCGAGGGCATCGCGCTCGACGTGATCCGCGACGCGCTGGAGGCCGAGGAGGGGGTGCCTGGCCGGCTGCAGCCGGTCCGGGCCGGCCAGCCCTTCGGGGTCTTCGTGGACTACGCCCACTCCCCGGACTCCCTGGAGAACGTGCTGCACACCGCCAGGGGCTTCACCCGGGGCCGGCTGATCGTCGTCTTCGGGTGCGGGGGCGACCGGGACCCCACCAAGCGACCCGTCATGGGGCGCATCGCCGGGTGCCTGGCGCACCACACCATCGTCACCTCCGACAACCCGAGGAGCGAGGACCCGGTCCGCATCGTCCAACAGATTGAGTCCGGCCTGGTGGACGGCCTTCTGCCCGGCCACACCTACGAGGTGGTCATCGACCGGGAAGAGGCGATCCGCCGGGCGGTGACCATGGCCGAGCCGGATGACGTCATCGTCATCGCCGGCAAGGGGCACGAGACGTACCAGATCTTCAAGGACCGCACCATTCCCTTCGACGACCGGGCGGTGGCCCGCTCGTTGATCGAGGCGCGCGTCGGAAAGGGCGGATCGAGTTGACACAGCTGTTTACCGCCGCCGAGATCGCGGCGCTCACCGGCGGCCGCCTGGCCGCCGGCGATCCCAACGCAGGGGTGAGCGGCATCGCCTGGGACAGCCGGCTGGTCCGGCCCGGCGACTGCTTCGTGGCCCTGGCGGGCGAACGGGCGGACGGGCACGACTTCGCGGCGCAGGCGGCCGCCCGGGGAGCGGCGTGCGTCCTGGCGGCCCGGCCGGTGCCGGCAGGGGATGCGGCCGTCGTCGTCTGTCCGGACCCGCTGCTGGGGCTGGGGCGGCTGGGGCTGGCCCTGCGCAGCCGCCATCCGCACCTGCGGGTCGTGGGCATCACCGGATCGGTGGGCAAGACCACCACCAAGGAGATGACCGCGGCGGTCCTGGCTGAGCGGTTCCGGGTCTTCCGGACCGAAGGAAACCTGAATTCGGAGGTGGGGCTGCCGGCGTCGCTCGCCGGCCTCACCGACGAGCACGAGGCGGCGGTGCTGGAGATGGGCATGCGCGCCCCGGGCGAGATCGCCTATCTGGCCTCCATCGCGCGGCCGCAGGTGGGGGTGGTCACCAACGTGGGCATCACCCACCTGGAGCTCCTGGGCACGCAGGAGAACATCGCGCTGGCCAAGTCCGAACTGGTGCGGGCCTTGCCGCCGGACGGCGTCGCGGTGCTGAACGCGGACGACCCCCGGGTGCGGGCCATGGCGGCGGCCACGCCCGCCCGGGTGTGGTTCTACGGACTCACGGCGCGGGAGGCGGCCGACGATGCGGCGGCTGCGCCGGTGGCGACGGGAACGGCCGGCGAGGCAGGCACGCCGGGGGGCCGCGTGGTCGGATGGGTGACGGCAGAGAACGCCCGGCCCGACGGCCCCATGGCCCAGCGGTTCCGGCTGGTCTGCCACCTGGGTGAGGCGGACGTCCGCCTGCCCGCGCCGGGGCCCCACAACCTGCTCAACGCCCTGGCCGCGGCAGCCGTGGGGCTGTCCCAGGGCCTGGACCTGGAGGCGGTGGCCCGGGGGCTCTCCCTGTTCCGGAACGCCGGGAACCGGCTGCGGCTGGTGGAGGCCGGCGGCGTCCGCATCCTGGACGACACGTACAACGCCGCTCCGGCTTCCGTCATCGCCGCACTGGAGGTCATGCGGGGCTTCGCCGGCCCGGAGGGCCGCTGCGTCGCCGTGCTGGGCGATATGTACGAGCTGGGCGCCCTGGAGGTGGAAGGGCACCGGCAGGTGGGGATGGTGGCCGCCCGGCTGACCGACGAACTGGTGGCCGTGGGGCAGCTTGGCCGCCACATCGCCGAGGGCGCCCGGGCGGCGCTGGCCGGCGCGGGCGGCGGTTCGGCCGGGGCGGGCTTCCGGGGCGGGGAAGGGCCGCCGGAGGGGCAGGGGCCCGTCGCCGGCGGGGGGACCCGGCTCCGGGAGGTGCACCACGTGCCCGACAACGCCGGGGCGATCGCCTGGCTGAAGGAGCGGCTGCGCCCCGGGGATACGGTGCTGGTGAAGGGCTCCCGCGGCATGAAAATGGAAGAGATCGTTCAGGCGCTCGCAGCACACCTGGACCGGCCTCAGCCGTAGACCCCGGAGCGTTTGCTGCAGAACACGAGGAAAGGGCTCGATCGTATGGAACAGACCACGCTGCTCCGCCTGGCCGGCGCCGGCCTTACGGCCCTCGCAGGGGCCCTCGCGCTGGGCCCGGTGGTCATCCCGCTGATGCGGCGGCTGCGGGCCGGGCAGACGATCCGGGCGGAGATGTCAGCCCGCCACCAGGCCAAGGCGGGGACGCCCACCATGGGCGGCGTCATCTTCATCATCCCCGCCATCCTGGCGACGCTGATCTTCGCCCCCCGGTCGGGCGATGCGCTCCCCCGGCTGATCATCGCCCTGGTGCTCACGGTCGGCCACGGTCTGGTGGGCTTCGCCGACGATTACATCAAGGTCGTGCTGAAGCGGTCGCTGGGGCTCCGGGCCCGCGACAAGCTGCTGGCCCAGGTGGGCCTGGCGGCCGTGCTGGGGTACGGGGCGGTGGAGGTGCTCGGGCTGGGCACCGCCGTGACGCTTCCCGTGCTGAACCTCACCCTCGAGCTGGGCAGGCCGCTCTACTACCTGCTCGTGCTCATCATGGTCTGGGGCACCGCCAGCGCCGTCAACTTCGCCGACGGGCTCGACGGCCTGCTGGGCGGCCTCAGCGTCATCACCTTCAGCTTCTACGGGCTGGTCGTCGCCCTGGCCCTGGGCCAGACCGACATGGCCGTGCTGGGCACGGCCCTGGTGGGCGGGGTCCTGGGCTTCCTGCACTACAACAGGCATCCCGCCCGGATCTTCATGGGCGACGTCGGTTCCTTCGCCCTCGGCGGCGCGCTTGCGGCGCTGGCGGTGCTCACCAAGACCGAGTTCCTGCTGGTGATCGTGGGCGCCGTCTACGTGATCGAGGTGATCTCCGTCATTCTGCAGGTGCTCTCCTTCCGGCTGACGGGCCGGCGCATCTTCAAGATGGCGCCGCTGCACCACCACTTCGAGCTGCTGGGCTGGTCGGAGGGCCAGGTGCTCCGCCTCTTCTGGGGCGCAGGGCTGCTGTTCACGCTCCTGGGCTGGCTCGTCCTGCCGGGTATGCTCGCGGGGCGGTAGGCGGGCCCAAGGCCCCTCCGCCGCAGGCACATAGTGAGGGGGTCGGCTCTCGTGCACGCACAGCGCAGGAGTCCGGACTACACCCTCATGGCAGTGGTTGCGCTTTTACTCGGCATCGGAATTGTCATGGTGTACACGTCGAGTACCGCCATCGCGGAGGCGGACTTCGGCAACCGGTACTACTTCCTGGTGCGCCAGGCGATCTGGGTGGGGATCGGCCTCGGCGCCATGGCGTTCTTCGCCGGGGTGAACCCGTGGTACTGGCAGAAGCACAGCCGCACGGCGCTGCTCGTGGCCGTCGTGCTGCTCTTGCTGGTGCTCATCCCCGGCATTGGCATCTCCCGGCTTGGCGCCCGCCGCTGGCTGGGCTACGGACAGCTGGCCTTCCAGCCGTCCGAGGTGGCCAAATTCGCTTACATCATGTGGCTCTCCACCTACCTGGCCCGCTACGCCCGGGACGTGACCGACTTCGTCCGGGGCCTTCTGCCCCCGGTGATGGTGATGGGCCTGCTCTTCGGGCTGATCATGCTGCAGCCCGATCTGGGCACCTCGCTCACCCTGGCCGGCACCGGCGTCCTGATGCTGTTCGCAGCCGGCGCCCGCCTCACCCACCTGGCGGGGCTGGGGGTCCTCGGGGCGGCGGGGGTCTTCGTCCTGGCGCGCATCGACGAGGAGCGCTGGAGCCGGATTACCACCTTCCTCAACCCCTGGGCCGATCCCACCGACTCCGGCTACCAGATCATCCAGGCGCTCCTGGCCTTCGGCTCGGGCGGGCTGTTCGGCGTGGGCCTCGGGGAGAGCCGGCAGAAGTACTTCTACCTGCCCGAGCGGCACACCGACATGATCTACGCCGTGCTGGGGGAGGAGCTGGGCTTCATCGGCGCCGCACTGGTGCTGCTGCTCTTCTTCGCCTTCGCCTGGAGGGGCTACCGCATCGCCATCCAGGCGCCCGACCGTTTCAGCAGCCTGATGGCGGCGGGGGTGACCTCGCTGATCACGCTTCAGGCGGCGCTGAACATCGCCGTGGTCACCGCATCCATCCCGTCCACGGGCATCCCGCTGCCGTTCCTGAGCTACGGCGGCACCTCGCTGGTCATCACCCTCTCCGGCGTGGGAATCCTGCTCGGGATCTCCCGTTTCTGCCGGAACTAGGCGGCGGGGTTCCGCGCGACGCGGCAACGCACCTGAAGGAGGTCCTTCCATGCGATACCTGATCACCGGTGGCGGCACCGGCGGCCACATCTACCCGGCGCTGTCCATCGCCCGCGCCCTGACCGAGCAGGACCCGGAGGCCGAGCTGCTCTACGTGGGCACCCGCACCGGGCGGGAGGCGGCCATCGTGCCGCAGGCCGGCATCGCCTTCGCCGTCATCTCCAGCGGCGGGGTGGTCAACCTCGGCCTCCTCCAGCGGGTGCGGGGCGGCCTGCGGGCCGCCCGGGGGCTGCTGGAGGCCCTGGGCCACATCCGGCGCTTCCGGCCGGACATCGTCATCGGCACCGGGGGGTTCGTCGCCGGCCCGGTGCTGGCGGCCGCCCGTCTCGCCCGGGTGCCGCTGGTCATCCAGGAGCAGAACGCCTTCCCCGGCGTCACCAACCGCCTGGCCGCCCGGTGGGCCACGGCGGTCTTTGTGCCGTATGAAGAGGCCCGGGCGCATTTCCCGCCGGGTGTGCGCCTGATCCGCGCCGGCAACCCCGTCCGGCCGGAGATCGCCTCCGCTTCCCGGGAGGCCGGCCGGCAGGCCCTCGGCCTGTCGGAGCGGGACCGGGTGCTGGTGATCATGGGCGGCAGCGGCGGCGCACGGGACTTCAACCGGGTGGCCGCCGAGGCCGTCCTGCAGTTGGACGTGCCCGGACTCCGGGTGGTGCACATCACGGGAGAGCGGTACTTCGGCCAGGTGAAGGCGCAGTACGGGGACAGGGCCCCGCACGTCACCCTGCTGCCGTACGCGCACAACATGCCCGAGGTCTATGCCGCCGCGGACGCGGGGCTCTTCCGGGCGGGTGCCCTGACCCTGGCGGAAATCCAGGTGCGGCGGCTGCCCAGCGTGCTCATCCCCAGCCCCAACGTCACCCACAACCACCAGGAGTGGAACGCCCGGACCCTGGAGCGGCGGGGCGCGGCGATCGTGCTGCGGGAGGGGGGGCTGACGCCCGCGGACCTTGCCGCCGCCCTGACCCGCCTGCTGACCGACGAGGCCCTGGCCGACCGCATGCGGGCCGCCCTGGGCGAGGTGGCCGACCCGGACGCGGCGCGGACCATCGCCCGGCGCATCGTCGGCATCGCGCGCCAGAGCCGTGAGGCCCGGGAGGCGCGGCGGGGCCGGTGAAGGAGGGGTCCCCCGTGTCACCCATGGCGGAACGGTTGCGTAGCATAATCCGCGACCCGGGCCGCATCCGTCGGGCCGAACCCCTGAAGCGCCACACCTCCGTTCGCATAGGCGGGCCGGCCGACTATCTGGTGGAGGTGGCCGACCGCCACGAGCTTTCCCGCCTGCTGCGCCTGGCAGGCGAGGAGGCCCTGCCTGTCTACATCCTCGGCAGCGGCAGCAACCTGGTGGTCTCCGACGAGGGGGTCCGCGGGCTCGTGCTCCGGCTCACCGGCGAGTTCGCCCGGATCGCCGTCGACGGCAGCACGGTCCGCGTCGGGGGCGGTTGCAGCCTGCCGAAGCTGGCCCACCAGGCCTCCCGGCGAGGCCTGGGCGGCCTGGAGTTCGCCTGTGCCATCCCCGGTACCGTCGGGGCCGGGCTGGTGATGAACGCCGGCGCGCACGGCGGCGACATGGCACAGGTGGTTGCGGAGGCGACCGTGATCTGGGGCGATGGACGCATGGAGCGGCTGTGCCCCGGGGAGATCGGCTTCGCATACCGCAGTACCCGCCTTCAGGGGACCTCGGCCATCGTGGCCGAGGTGGTGATGGCCCTGCGTCCCGCCGACAGGGCGGCGCTGGAGGGCGCGATGCGGCAGCATCTGAACCGGCGCCGCGCCACCCAGCCCCTGCAGTACCCCAACGCGGGATCGGTGTTCAAGAACCCGCCCGGGGACTACGCCGGCCGGCTCATCGAGCAGGCCGGGCTGAAAGGGGAGCGGGTGGGCGACGCCCAGGTTTCCGAGAAGCACGCCAACTTCATCGTCAACCTGGGCCAGGCCACGGCGAGGGATGTGCTGACACTGATGGACCGGGTCCGCAGTACCGTTGAACGGCGGTTCGGAGTGCGGCTGGAGGCCGAGGTGAAGATCTGGGGACACAATCCCTGGTTCCCGCCCTGATGGACCGGCCTGCCGGCCTGCGGCTCCGGCCGCGGGAGGTCGCATGCATCGTGAAGCCAAATGAGCGCTACGTGGTCGCAGGGGGGTGCCGCCTGCAGGGCGAGGTGCCGGTCAGCGGAGCGAAGAACGCCGCCCTGCCGATCCTGGCGGCGGCGCTCCTGACGTCCGGCGAGTCGGTGATCCACAACGCGCCGATGATCCGCGACGTGGCGGTGATGATCGAGATCCTGCACAAGCTGGGGGCCCGGGTGGAGGAGGGGCCCGAGGGCGTCTCGGGACGCACCCTGCGCATTCGGGCGGACGGCCTGAACGGCCAGGAGGTGGGGGCGGACTTCACCCGGGAGATGCGCTCCTCCATCTTCCTGATGGGAC
The nucleotide sequence above comes from Symbiobacterium thermophilum IAM 14863. Encoded proteins:
- a CDS encoding penicillin-binding protein, coding for MSTGVLQRRRTVALIGIFALVFTALTGRMIYLQIAAGDFFADKAFRYRMRPVPIQADRGQILDRNGYPLLTNRVCESVYAEPIVIRDKAAAARALAPILNMPPEELERRMSRHTFFEWLKRKVDPEVAAQVKALNITGIGLAPEKCRYYPEDELAVHVLGIANLDHQGIEGLELTYNEYLKGQNGQIQCEYTARGLPMEDGECHVIYGTPGHDLVTTLDVNLQRIIERDVERAVLETRAQRAAIIVMDVKTGEILALAQWPRYDPELGGNSDPQLRRIFTVTDALNPGSIFKPITAAAALDSGVIDRNTVFNDTGCMTVEGWTICNWDRKGLGSVRIDEIMAKSSNVGFGTLGMWLGADRFYEYHSRFGLDRPTGIDLPGEATGQYRPKKDATAIDLAVQAYGQTLTATPIQMLTAIAAIANDGKLMWPHLGKAIYDHEGNLVKEIQPRVVRQVVAPEVARYVQELMVGVVENGTGKNARVAGYQVGGKTGTANKVIGGRIAQGKYIASFVGFAPYPDPQVAVLISIDEPQGAYYGGQIAAPIFGEVMGSVLAYLDAPKSSAPLERKREPWEPEPPKEPEPALVPPLINLPVPEAEKAAREAGFAITFIGDGSYVVSQFPLPGATAYKGGEIVANLTPPPPGSRQVTVPALSGLSLHEAARTLAERGLLMQAEGRGAVYRQDPPAGTRVPSGTPVKVFLKLPERNGR
- a CDS encoding UDP-N-acetylmuramoyl-L-alanyl-D-glutamate--2,6-diaminopimelate ligase; its protein translation is MRVKDCLVVGQLLQGDPAAEITDVVYDSRQVTPGALFVALPGRNVDGHDFAPEAVQRGAAALVVERPVAAPAHVAVIRTDSTRAALGRLAAEFWRHPSRRMRVVGVTGTNGKTTTTHLVKAVLERQGHVVGLTGTVHTLMPGERRPAGLTTPEASDLQRLFHQMAEAGCTYAVMEASSQGLDMNRVDDVEFDLGIFTNLTQDHLDYHGTFGAYREAKAKLFRLLSRPGYKPRKAAVLNADDPASEYYRSVTEVPVYTYGFRPDAMVRAADVELSPAGTRLRLCTPQGEVPVSLRLVGRFNVYNALAAAAAGVAEGIALDVIRDALEAEEGVPGRLQPVRAGQPFGVFVDYAHSPDSLENVLHTARGFTRGRLIVVFGCGGDRDPTKRPVMGRIAGCLAHHTIVTSDNPRSEDPVRIVQQIESGLVDGLLPGHTYEVVIDREEAIRRAVTMAEPDDVIVIAGKGHETYQIFKDRTIPFDDRAVARSLIEARVGKGGSS
- a CDS encoding UDP-N-acetylmuramoyl-tripeptide--D-alanyl-D-alanine ligase; this translates as MTQLFTAAEIAALTGGRLAAGDPNAGVSGIAWDSRLVRPGDCFVALAGERADGHDFAAQAAARGAACVLAARPVPAGDAAVVVCPDPLLGLGRLGLALRSRHPHLRVVGITGSVGKTTTKEMTAAVLAERFRVFRTEGNLNSEVGLPASLAGLTDEHEAAVLEMGMRAPGEIAYLASIARPQVGVVTNVGITHLELLGTQENIALAKSELVRALPPDGVAVLNADDPRVRAMAAATPARVWFYGLTAREAADDAAAAPVATGTAGEAGTPGGRVVGWVTAENARPDGPMAQRFRLVCHLGEADVRLPAPGPHNLLNALAAAAVGLSQGLDLEAVARGLSLFRNAGNRLRLVEAGGVRILDDTYNAAPASVIAALEVMRGFAGPEGRCVAVLGDMYELGALEVEGHRQVGMVAARLTDELVAVGQLGRHIAEGARAALAGAGGGSAGAGFRGGEGPPEGQGPVAGGGTRLREVHHVPDNAGAIAWLKERLRPGDTVLVKGSRGMKMEEIVQALAAHLDRPQP
- the mraY gene encoding phospho-N-acetylmuramoyl-pentapeptide-transferase, giving the protein MEQTTLLRLAGAGLTALAGALALGPVVIPLMRRLRAGQTIRAEMSARHQAKAGTPTMGGVIFIIPAILATLIFAPRSGDALPRLIIALVLTVGHGLVGFADDYIKVVLKRSLGLRARDKLLAQVGLAAVLGYGAVEVLGLGTAVTLPVLNLTLELGRPLYYLLVLIMVWGTASAVNFADGLDGLLGGLSVITFSFYGLVVALALGQTDMAVLGTALVGGVLGFLHYNRHPARIFMGDVGSFALGGALAALAVLTKTEFLLVIVGAVYVIEVISVILQVLSFRLTGRRIFKMAPLHHHFELLGWSEGQVLRLFWGAGLLFTLLGWLVLPGMLAGR
- the ftsW gene encoding putative lipid II flippase FtsW; its protein translation is MHAQRRSPDYTLMAVVALLLGIGIVMVYTSSTAIAEADFGNRYYFLVRQAIWVGIGLGAMAFFAGVNPWYWQKHSRTALLVAVVLLLLVLIPGIGISRLGARRWLGYGQLAFQPSEVAKFAYIMWLSTYLARYARDVTDFVRGLLPPVMVMGLLFGLIMLQPDLGTSLTLAGTGVLMLFAAGARLTHLAGLGVLGAAGVFVLARIDEERWSRITTFLNPWADPTDSGYQIIQALLAFGSGGLFGVGLGESRQKYFYLPERHTDMIYAVLGEELGFIGAALVLLLFFAFAWRGYRIAIQAPDRFSSLMAAGVTSLITLQAALNIAVVTASIPSTGIPLPFLSYGGTSLVITLSGVGILLGISRFCRN
- the murG gene encoding undecaprenyldiphospho-muramoylpentapeptide beta-N-acetylglucosaminyltransferase translates to MRYLITGGGTGGHIYPALSIARALTEQDPEAELLYVGTRTGREAAIVPQAGIAFAVISSGGVVNLGLLQRVRGGLRAARGLLEALGHIRRFRPDIVIGTGGFVAGPVLAAARLARVPLVIQEQNAFPGVTNRLAARWATAVFVPYEEARAHFPPGVRLIRAGNPVRPEIASASREAGRQALGLSERDRVLVIMGGSGGARDFNRVAAEAVLQLDVPGLRVVHITGERYFGQVKAQYGDRAPHVTLLPYAHNMPEVYAAADAGLFRAGALTLAEIQVRRLPSVLIPSPNVTHNHQEWNARTLERRGAAIVLREGGLTPADLAAALTRLLTDEALADRMRAALGEVADPDAARTIARRIVGIARQSREAREARRGR
- the murB gene encoding UDP-N-acetylmuramate dehydrogenase translates to MAERLRSIIRDPGRIRRAEPLKRHTSVRIGGPADYLVEVADRHELSRLLRLAGEEALPVYILGSGSNLVVSDEGVRGLVLRLTGEFARIAVDGSTVRVGGGCSLPKLAHQASRRGLGGLEFACAIPGTVGAGLVMNAGAHGGDMAQVVAEATVIWGDGRMERLCPGEIGFAYRSTRLQGTSAIVAEVVMALRPADRAALEGAMRQHLNRRRATQPLQYPNAGSVFKNPPGDYAGRLIEQAGLKGERVGDAQVSEKHANFIVNLGQATARDVLTLMDRVRSTVERRFGVRLEAEVKIWGHNPWFPP